One Bradyrhizobium sp. ISRA464 genomic window carries:
- a CDS encoding efflux RND transporter permease subunit: protein MSILSVSEPFIRRPIATLLLGAAVLLGGVLGRWQLPVSALPQVDFPTIQVTTKLPGANPDTTASLVTAPLERQLGQIPALTGMTSSSSYGLSQITLQFELSRDIDAAAQDVQSAINAAGSTLPRNLPYPPTYSKVNPADVPIITLALTSDTISLRQLSDIADTLLAQRLSEVTGVGRVSVEGGIRPAVRIQADLARLAAYGIGLEDLRFAISNANVAGPKGSFDGAHQSYTIAANDQIAVADAYRSVVVTYRNGAPVLLTDVANVLDGLEDTKVGGWYDGTPAVIVDVQRQPGANVIETVQRVQAELPKLQRAMPAGAVLKVVSDRTTTIRASIRDVQFTLVIAVALVVLVVLIFLRTIRATFVAGVALPLSLIATFGVMWFCGFSLDNLSLMALTIGTGFVIDDAIVMIENLVRHMEKGETPLHAALNGAREIGFTVISLTLSLVAVFIPLLFMTGLVGRMFREFALTLTIAVVISAIISLTLTPMMCSRLLRRAQDGPERPLTRGFNRAIAWSVEVYRTTLEWVLRHQGLTLVTTLFTLAVTIFLYVIVPKGFLPLQDTGLITAVTEAGSDVSFAEMRRLQGDVVAAIRRDPDVTGVVSVIGVSTLNPTPNAGHLAITLKTRDERRATAVADIVDRLKSAVASIPGMVVYFQPVQDIQISTRTSRAQYQYTLSGTDAQAVSDWSVKLADRLRAEPALRGVASEAQEGGLRTFIDVDREQAGRLGISMQVINDTLSDAFAQRQISTIYGQSNQYRVILEAMPQYQQDPSSLSKLFVSSANGAQVPIAAFTGIQRTVAPLTISHQAQFPAVTISFDLAPDASLSGAVAAIARAERDIRMPGTIIGAYSGAAAEFSHSLAGEPWLILAAAVTIYIVLGVLYESFIHPLTILSTLPSAGVGALLALMLTRQDLSVVALIGIILLMGIVKKNAIIMIDFALEAQRKDRLSPRDAIVKASMLRFRPIMMTTLAALFGALPLALENGTGSELRFPLGVTIIGGLLLSQLLTLYTTPVIYLYMERIRARVVRMLAPSRVSKASKSELIQRASE, encoded by the coding sequence ATGAGTATCCTAAGTGTCTCGGAACCCTTCATCCGCCGCCCGATCGCGACCTTGCTCCTCGGCGCCGCAGTGTTGCTCGGCGGCGTGCTCGGCCGTTGGCAGCTACCTGTCTCCGCGCTGCCGCAGGTCGACTTTCCCACTATTCAGGTCACAACGAAGCTTCCCGGCGCCAATCCTGATACCACGGCGTCATTGGTAACCGCGCCGCTGGAACGGCAGCTCGGACAGATCCCCGCGCTCACCGGGATGACCTCGTCGAGTTCCTATGGCCTCAGTCAGATCACCTTGCAGTTCGAGCTCAGCCGCGACATCGATGCCGCCGCTCAGGATGTACAATCCGCGATCAATGCCGCGGGATCGACGCTGCCGCGCAACCTGCCCTATCCGCCGACCTACTCCAAGGTGAATCCGGCCGACGTTCCGATCATCACCCTCGCGCTGACCTCGGATACGATCTCCCTGCGGCAATTGAGTGACATCGCCGACACGCTCCTGGCGCAGCGGTTGAGCGAAGTCACCGGGGTCGGCCGTGTTTCGGTCGAAGGCGGCATTCGGCCTGCGGTGCGCATCCAGGCGGATCTGGCGCGGCTTGCCGCTTACGGCATCGGCCTCGAGGACCTGCGGTTTGCAATCAGCAACGCCAACGTCGCGGGGCCGAAGGGCTCCTTCGACGGCGCCCACCAGTCCTATACCATTGCAGCGAACGATCAGATTGCCGTCGCCGACGCCTACCGCTCCGTTGTGGTGACCTATCGCAACGGCGCGCCAGTACTGCTGACCGATGTCGCAAACGTGCTCGACGGCCTGGAGGACACCAAGGTGGGCGGCTGGTACGACGGCACGCCCGCGGTCATCGTCGACGTGCAGCGCCAGCCCGGCGCCAACGTGATCGAGACCGTCCAGCGCGTGCAGGCCGAGTTGCCGAAGCTGCAGCGCGCGATGCCGGCCGGCGCCGTTCTCAAGGTGGTGAGCGACCGCACCACCACGATCCGCGCCTCGATACGCGACGTGCAGTTCACCCTCGTGATCGCCGTGGCGCTCGTCGTGCTCGTGGTGCTCATCTTTCTGCGCACGATCCGCGCAACCTTCGTCGCGGGGGTCGCTCTGCCGCTGTCGCTGATCGCCACGTTCGGCGTCATGTGGTTCTGCGGCTTCAGCCTGGACAATCTTTCGCTGATGGCACTCACGATCGGCACGGGCTTTGTCATCGACGATGCCATCGTCATGATCGAGAACCTGGTGCGCCATATGGAGAAGGGCGAGACACCGCTCCACGCTGCCCTGAACGGCGCGCGCGAGATTGGTTTCACCGTGATTTCGCTGACGTTGTCGCTGGTTGCGGTGTTCATTCCGCTGCTGTTCATGACCGGGCTCGTCGGCCGCATGTTCCGCGAATTTGCCCTGACCTTGACCATTGCGGTGGTCATCTCTGCCATCATCTCCCTGACACTGACCCCGATGATGTGCAGCCGCCTGCTGCGACGTGCGCAGGACGGGCCGGAGCGGCCACTCACGCGAGGCTTTAACCGCGCGATCGCGTGGAGCGTCGAAGTGTATCGGACGACGCTCGAATGGGTGCTGCGCCATCAGGGGCTGACGCTGGTGACGACGCTATTTACGCTGGCGGTGACGATCTTTCTTTATGTCATCGTGCCGAAGGGATTTTTGCCGCTGCAGGACACCGGCCTGATCACGGCTGTCACCGAGGCTGGCTCCGACGTATCGTTTGCCGAGATGCGGCGGTTGCAGGGGGACGTCGTCGCCGCGATCCGCCGGGATCCCGACGTGACGGGCGTTGTATCGGTAATTGGTGTCAGCACGCTCAATCCGACGCCGAACGCTGGCCACCTCGCCATCACACTCAAAACCCGTGACGAGCGTCGTGCCACCGCGGTCGCGGATATCGTCGATCGTCTGAAGAGTGCGGTCGCGTCGATTCCCGGCATGGTCGTGTATTTCCAGCCGGTCCAGGACATCCAGATCAGTACGCGCACGAGCAGAGCCCAATATCAATACACGCTCTCCGGCACCGACGCGCAGGCGGTGTCGGACTGGTCTGTCAAGCTTGCCGATCGGCTGCGCGCAGAGCCGGCGCTGCGCGGGGTAGCCTCCGAGGCGCAGGAAGGCGGCTTGCGCACTTTCATCGACGTGGATCGGGAACAGGCTGGGCGGCTCGGTATCTCGATGCAGGTGATCAACGACACACTTAGCGACGCCTTCGCGCAGCGGCAGATCTCGACAATCTATGGGCAATCCAACCAGTACCGGGTGATCCTGGAAGCGATGCCACAGTACCAGCAGGATCCGAGTTCGCTCTCGAAGCTGTTCGTGTCCTCCGCAAACGGAGCGCAGGTTCCGATCGCTGCCTTCACAGGCATACAGCGCACCGTCGCGCCGCTCACCATCAGCCATCAGGCGCAATTCCCGGCGGTCACGATCAGCTTCGATCTGGCGCCTGATGCCTCGCTCAGTGGCGCGGTCGCTGCGATCGCCCGCGCCGAACGCGACATCCGCATGCCGGGCACGATCATCGGCGCCTATTCGGGCGCTGCCGCCGAGTTCAGCCACTCCCTCGCCGGCGAGCCTTGGCTGATTCTCGCCGCCGCAGTGACGATCTACATCGTGCTTGGTGTCCTCTATGAGAGCTTCATCCATCCCCTCACAATTCTCTCGACCCTGCCATCCGCCGGCGTCGGAGCTTTGCTTGCGCTCATGCTCACCCGCCAGGACCTCTCGGTCGTGGCGCTGATCGGCATCATTCTGCTGATGGGCATCGTGAAGAAGAACGCGATTATCATGATCGATTTTGCGCTGGAGGCGCAACGCAAGGACAGGCTCTCCCCGCGGGATGCCATCGTCAAGGCTTCGATGCTGCGCTTCCGGCCGATCATGATGACAACGCTCGCCGCGCTGTTCGGCGCACTGCCGCTGGCGCTCGAGAACGGTACCGGCTCCGAGCTGCGCTTCCCGCTCGGCGTCACCATCATCGGCGGCTTGCTGCTGAGCCAGTTGCTCACGCTCTACACCACACCGGTGATCTACCTTTATATGGAGCGGATACGCGCGCGGGTCGTGCGAATGCTCGCGCCGAGTCGGGTATCGAAAGCTTCCAAGTCGGAGCTCATCCAGCGCGCCAGCGAGTGA
- a CDS encoding extracellular solute-binding protein: MRSIFCATTVFAAVFSQAPAARADAIRVGYAGSMGVVMDRVLGPAFEKAHGVQFQGIGMGAYALARLLAAKQQQADVFVSITPGPVKIVQEAGLLGEGVPVASTQMVITYSPKSRFAPQFEAAAAGRTPWWQVLKSPGLRFGRTDPAIDPQGQNIIFAMQLAERYYNQPDLVSTILGSYQNPTQIFTEPSLLTRLEGAQIDAASGYQSATISHHLPYVPLPDEINLSNPDKVADWYGKVEFTIKLPSGKETTFHTQPLVFYAGVLRNAKNPELGKKFIDFLLSPEGQKLFRDSGYAEPKGGKI; encoded by the coding sequence ATGCGCTCTATCTTCTGCGCCACGACGGTGTTTGCTGCCGTCTTCTCGCAGGCTCCCGCAGCTCGGGCGGACGCGATCCGTGTGGGTTACGCCGGTTCGATGGGCGTTGTCATGGACCGCGTCCTCGGCCCTGCGTTCGAGAAGGCGCACGGCGTTCAGTTCCAGGGCATTGGCATGGGCGCCTATGCGCTTGCCCGACTCCTCGCCGCCAAGCAGCAGCAGGCGGATGTCTTCGTCTCCATTACGCCCGGTCCAGTCAAGATTGTTCAGGAGGCGGGACTGCTTGGCGAAGGCGTCCCCGTCGCAAGCACCCAAATGGTCATCACATATAGTCCAAAAAGCCGCTTTGCCCCACAGTTCGAGGCTGCGGCTGCCGGCAGGACACCCTGGTGGCAAGTGCTGAAATCGCCCGGACTCCGTTTTGGCCGCACCGACCCTGCGATTGATCCCCAAGGACAAAACATCATCTTCGCGATGCAACTCGCTGAGCGATACTATAATCAGCCCGATCTAGTCTCGACGATCCTTGGCAGCTATCAGAACCCAACGCAGATCTTTACCGAGCCTTCACTGTTAACCCGTCTGGAGGGCGCGCAAATCGACGCAGCGTCCGGTTACCAAAGCGCGACCATCTCCCATCATCTTCCCTATGTTCCCCTCCCGGACGAGATCAATCTGAGCAATCCGGACAAGGTGGCCGACTGGTACGGCAAGGTCGAGTTTACGATAAAGCTTCCGAGCGGCAAGGAAACAACCTTCCACACGCAACCGCTCGTGTTCTACGCGGGAGTGCTAAGGAACGCCAAAAATCCGGAACTCGGAAAGAAGTTCATTGATTTCCTGTTGAGCCCCGAGGGCCAGAAGCTTTTTCGCGATTCTGGTTATGCAGAACCCAAAGGGGGGAAGATTTGA
- a CDS encoding energy-coupling factor transporter transmembrane component T, protein MLKVIYLLVVTVVTFVLPALSATHPLRWAIVPALIALQVLTLLICRISISEIVRPAWRLKWLFLFLIGCYTLLPPEHPAEDLALHWQVPGVGWLVPFNVTGLDRAAVMCLQILTVLLASTVVRLTGRGDDLVHGLQQLRLPGLFVYSLDRTLSLLSGADGRSGRRQREAGAQPGTFTALKRLLRGDVGSFVQSIKANMELAAGQSDEGVGPKLEARLAHDVAVVSGIALCMASFKMLKILPGLPFASGHKALLLFPLYVLAARLTHSRWGATAAGAIMGVIGFLQGDGRFGVLEVLKHIAPGLVIDLAYPLVRRLPVWALGYCLLGLVAAVARTSTELVLVFLLGARAEIYLFPAAKLVPNLLAGFLSGFVTMFVLRVFSREAQVQDGSAEARDGEAPLKPDRAEAAQNQSKNATSP, encoded by the coding sequence GTGCTGAAGGTCATTTATCTGCTCGTCGTGACTGTGGTCACGTTCGTGCTGCCGGCGCTGTCCGCAACGCATCCCCTCCGCTGGGCTATTGTCCCGGCCTTGATCGCCCTTCAGGTACTCACGCTGCTCATTTGTCGCATCTCCATTAGTGAGATCGTGCGTCCGGCGTGGCGGCTCAAATGGTTGTTCCTGTTCCTAATCGGCTGTTACACGCTGCTTCCGCCGGAGCATCCCGCAGAGGACCTCGCGCTGCACTGGCAAGTTCCAGGCGTCGGATGGTTGGTTCCCTTCAACGTGACCGGTCTCGATCGCGCCGCGGTCATGTGCCTGCAGATTCTGACCGTCTTGCTCGCCTCGACTGTGGTTCGGCTGACGGGGAGGGGAGACGATCTGGTGCACGGGCTGCAACAGTTGCGGCTGCCGGGGTTGTTCGTCTACTCGCTCGATCGGACGCTCTCGCTGCTGAGCGGCGCTGATGGGCGAAGCGGGCGACGCCAACGTGAAGCTGGCGCGCAGCCGGGGACCTTCACGGCGCTCAAGCGCTTGTTGCGCGGCGATGTTGGCAGCTTCGTGCAATCGATAAAGGCGAATATGGAGCTGGCGGCCGGGCAATCCGACGAAGGAGTCGGGCCCAAGCTCGAAGCCAGACTCGCTCATGACGTCGCCGTCGTGAGCGGCATTGCGCTCTGCATGGCATCCTTCAAGATGCTCAAAATCCTCCCGGGTCTACCCTTTGCTTCGGGGCACAAGGCTCTTCTCCTGTTCCCCCTGTATGTACTTGCGGCGCGCCTCACCCATTCGCGCTGGGGGGCCACCGCCGCAGGCGCCATTATGGGCGTGATCGGCTTTCTGCAGGGAGACGGGAGGTTTGGCGTGCTCGAGGTCCTAAAACACATCGCGCCGGGCCTCGTGATCGACCTTGCATATCCGCTAGTGCGCCGGTTGCCTGTCTGGGCGCTCGGCTACTGCCTGCTCGGGCTTGTCGCCGCCGTTGCCAGGACCAGTACGGAGCTCGTCCTGGTATTCCTTCTGGGCGCGCGCGCGGAAATTTATCTCTTTCCCGCGGCTAAACTGGTGCCGAACCTGTTGGCGGGATTTTTGAGCGGTTTCGTGACCATGTTCGTGCTGCGCGTCTTCTCTCGCGAGGCGCAAGTCCAGGACGGTTCCGCGGAGGCTCGTGACGGCGAGGCGCCCCTCAAGCCGGACAGGGCGGAAGCGGCGCAGAATCAGTCAAAAAATGCCACGTCGCCGTGA
- a CDS encoding ABC transporter ATP-binding protein yields the protein MDLQLDCGRGELLALVGPSGSGKTTILRCIAGLHRAEQGFIACDGTTWLDTGRGIDLPPQRRSVGFVPQHYALFPHLTAEANVRFALGRLPRSGRALRASELFALVNLTGLEGRNPAELSGGQQQRVALARALARDPAVLLLDEPFSAVDQVTRRKMQRELAQLRERIRLPIILVTHDLDEAVSLANRMVVLHRGRSLQTGSPAEVMSRPRDAEVARLVDQQNLFQGEVVGRRSDSDRTLLRWLGYTLEARLAPAFPAGSQIDWLVPPGSVVLHRQHQSSRGDHGNSVRGTVAEMLILGGTAEILVRVKGTINCDAVGLLAFSVPTRTAMRYGVAVGKPVTVSLLADDLHIMPPMTRQA from the coding sequence TTGGACCTCCAGCTTGACTGTGGGCGTGGCGAGTTGCTGGCCCTTGTCGGCCCATCAGGCAGCGGAAAAACAACGATTCTACGCTGCATTGCAGGGTTACACCGTGCCGAGCAGGGGTTCATTGCGTGCGACGGAACGACGTGGCTGGATACAGGGCGCGGCATCGACTTACCGCCGCAACGGCGCTCGGTTGGATTCGTCCCTCAGCACTACGCCCTGTTTCCGCATCTTACGGCCGAGGCCAACGTGCGCTTTGCGCTTGGCCGTCTGCCCCGCAGCGGACGCGCGCTTCGGGCAAGCGAATTGTTTGCGCTTGTCAATCTCACGGGGCTTGAAGGTCGGAACCCGGCGGAACTTTCCGGCGGTCAACAACAGCGCGTGGCGCTCGCCCGTGCGCTCGCACGTGACCCGGCCGTTCTACTGCTCGACGAACCATTCTCGGCTGTCGACCAAGTAACGCGCCGTAAGATGCAGCGAGAGCTGGCGCAGCTTCGCGAGCGGATTCGGCTTCCGATTATCCTGGTCACGCACGATCTGGACGAGGCGGTGTCACTGGCCAACCGGATGGTCGTTCTCCACCGTGGCCGGTCGCTGCAGACGGGTTCGCCGGCGGAGGTGATGAGCCGGCCACGCGACGCCGAGGTAGCGCGCCTCGTCGACCAGCAAAACCTCTTTCAAGGGGAGGTGGTCGGGCGTCGGTCCGATTCAGATCGTACTCTCCTGCGGTGGCTTGGCTACACGCTTGAAGCGCGCCTTGCACCGGCGTTTCCCGCGGGATCGCAGATAGACTGGCTGGTACCGCCAGGCAGCGTCGTCTTGCATCGGCAACACCAATCATCGCGCGGCGATCATGGGAACTCGGTGCGCGGCACCGTCGCGGAGATGCTCATTCTTGGCGGCACTGCGGAAATTCTTGTGCGCGTCAAGGGTACGATCAACTGCGATGCAGTCGGCTTGCTGGCGTTCAGCGTCCCGACCCGTACCGCGATGCGGTACGGGGTTGCTGTCGGCAAGCCGGTTACGGTCTCGCTGCTTGCGGATGATCTTCACATTATGCCGCCAATGACGAGGCAGGCATGA
- a CDS encoding efflux RND transporter permease subunit — MNFSYPFIRRPIGTALLAIGLFLVGAVAYGFLPVASLPNIEFPTIRVGANRPGADPNTMAASVAAPLERRLAEIAGVTEITSISSLGSTSITVQFDLNRSIDGAARDVQAAINAAASDLPTDLPTVPYFKKSNPAAAPILILALTSNTIAPSAIYDIADSVIAQRIAQVQGVAEVTVNGAEQPAVRVRVDPAAIASMGLGMDDVRAAIVKSNAAGPIGMFDGRQQLQTIATNDQLFKPADYDPVIVRTASGSVVRLSAIASIESGVRNTLSAAWFNGQPSVLLIITKQAGANVIETIDHIHQVLGELKGWIPADLQISVLSDRTKTIRASVHDMQLTLGATIMLVVLVVFLFLRRGAPTVAAGITVPLSLAGTCALMWVAGYSIDNLSLMALAVSVGFVVDDAIVMIENVFRNLEAGRSPLRATLEGARQIGFTVVSISVSLIAAFIPLLFMGGIVGRLFREFSVTLAFAIVVSMAVSLSVTPMVCAHFIRAPPSADSTRLDRVADSVLNALIRAYGRTLSAVLHHRALTLLVMLLTVTLTVSLYIKGPKGYFPQDDTGLLIGATQASSDISFKAMSGLQQRAAAIVKADPAVASVGSSIGTSTFNPSINQGRLFISLKPLSERKLSIARIADRLRGELARVTGLRVFLVPTQDLRVGARLSKSQYQFTLWSSDIEELTRWTPKILEQVRKIPGLIDVASDREQGGLQANLVIDRQAAARLCVNVQDIDNALGDAFAQAQVSTIYGARNQYRVILEIDPRFQRDPSSLSQVFVKASGSASGDSGCAGAIAIAQATNAATGVISGISSNEVPLSAVARFEKTLAPLVVNHQGQFPSVTISYNLASNMGLEEANARIQRAVADLHLPGTIHSEVAGDVKAFARTVGAQPVLLVAALIAVYIVLGVLYESLAHPITIISTLPSAGLGALLALRIFGAELTVIAFIGIILLIGIVKKNGIMMVDFALEAERRRGLPPERAIFEACLERFRPILMTTMAAMLGAVPLALATGPGAELRRPLGITIIGGLLVSQVLTLYTTPVIYLLLDGLHHRLWPAPLVFDAEGHRLGGRDRLHS, encoded by the coding sequence ATGAACTTTTCCTATCCGTTTATTCGCAGGCCAATCGGGACGGCGTTGCTCGCGATAGGGTTGTTTCTGGTCGGCGCGGTCGCTTACGGATTCTTGCCGGTCGCGAGCTTGCCGAACATCGAGTTCCCGACCATCCGCGTTGGCGCCAACCGTCCGGGCGCCGATCCCAACACCATGGCTGCAAGTGTGGCCGCACCGCTCGAGCGGCGGCTGGCTGAGATCGCGGGTGTAACGGAAATCACCTCAATCAGCTCGCTCGGCTCGACCAGTATCACGGTGCAGTTCGACCTCAATCGTAGCATCGACGGTGCGGCTCGTGATGTGCAGGCAGCCATCAATGCCGCAGCGAGCGATCTGCCGACCGATTTGCCCACCGTGCCCTATTTCAAGAAGAGCAATCCCGCAGCGGCGCCAATCCTGATACTTGCGCTTACATCGAATACCATTGCCCCAAGCGCAATTTACGACATCGCCGACTCGGTCATCGCGCAGCGCATCGCGCAGGTCCAAGGGGTCGCGGAGGTCACTGTAAATGGCGCCGAGCAGCCCGCCGTTCGGGTGCGGGTCGATCCCGCCGCGATCGCCTCGATGGGGCTCGGGATGGACGATGTGCGTGCTGCAATTGTCAAATCCAATGCGGCGGGCCCGATTGGCATGTTCGATGGTCGGCAGCAGCTGCAGACTATCGCCACCAACGATCAGCTGTTTAAGCCCGCCGACTATGATCCGGTCATCGTACGCACCGCGAGCGGATCGGTGGTTCGGCTCTCGGCCATAGCATCGATCGAGTCCGGGGTGCGCAACACGCTTTCCGCGGCCTGGTTCAATGGTCAGCCTTCAGTGCTGCTGATCATCACGAAGCAAGCGGGAGCCAATGTCATCGAGACCATCGACCACATTCATCAGGTTCTCGGCGAGCTCAAGGGCTGGATCCCTGCCGATCTGCAAATCTCGGTCTTGTCGGATCGCACCAAGACAATTCGTGCGAGCGTGCACGACATGCAGCTGACGCTGGGCGCGACGATCATGCTGGTTGTGCTGGTCGTTTTCCTGTTCCTGCGCCGGGGCGCCCCTACCGTTGCAGCCGGCATAACCGTGCCGCTTTCGCTCGCAGGCACCTGCGCACTGATGTGGGTCGCGGGATATTCCATAGACAATTTGTCGCTGATGGCGTTGGCGGTCTCCGTCGGATTCGTGGTGGACGACGCGATCGTGATGATCGAGAACGTGTTTCGCAACCTCGAAGCAGGACGCTCGCCGCTGCGCGCGACGCTCGAAGGCGCCCGACAGATCGGCTTTACAGTAGTATCGATCAGCGTGTCGCTTATTGCAGCGTTTATCCCGCTGCTATTCATGGGAGGAATCGTTGGGCGGCTGTTTCGTGAATTCTCGGTAACGCTCGCTTTCGCCATCGTGGTATCAATGGCCGTATCTCTCTCGGTCACTCCCATGGTCTGTGCGCATTTCATCCGTGCGCCTCCGAGTGCCGATTCGACTCGTCTTGATCGTGTGGCGGATTCTGTCCTCAACGCGCTCATCCGCGCCTATGGCCGGACTCTTAGCGCGGTGTTGCACCACCGGGCGCTCACGTTGCTCGTTATGCTGCTTACGGTAACGTTGACCGTCTCGCTCTATATCAAAGGGCCGAAAGGTTATTTCCCGCAAGACGATACCGGGCTCCTGATCGGAGCGACGCAGGCCTCATCCGATATCTCGTTCAAAGCTATGTCGGGTCTCCAGCAGCGCGCCGCCGCGATCGTCAAGGCGGATCCCGCGGTTGCGAGCGTGGGGTCTTCGATCGGCACTTCGACATTCAATCCGTCAATCAACCAGGGACGGCTCTTCATCAGCCTCAAACCGCTCTCGGAGCGCAAGCTCAGCATCGCTCGCATCGCGGACCGCTTGCGCGGAGAACTGGCCCGCGTCACCGGGTTGCGGGTGTTCCTGGTGCCGACCCAGGATTTGCGGGTTGGTGCTCGTTTAAGCAAATCTCAATATCAGTTCACGCTGTGGAGCTCGGATATCGAGGAGCTGACTCGCTGGACTCCAAAGATACTCGAGCAAGTTCGGAAGATTCCCGGATTGATCGACGTGGCGAGCGATCGTGAGCAAGGCGGGTTGCAGGCCAATCTTGTCATTGACCGGCAAGCAGCCGCTCGGCTTTGCGTCAATGTGCAAGATATCGATAACGCGCTCGGTGACGCGTTTGCTCAGGCGCAGGTCTCAACCATTTACGGCGCGCGTAACCAGTATCGGGTGATCCTGGAGATCGACCCGCGGTTTCAGCGCGATCCCTCCAGCCTGAGCCAGGTCTTTGTCAAGGCGAGCGGCAGCGCTTCCGGCGACAGTGGGTGCGCCGGCGCAATCGCAATAGCGCAGGCCACCAATGCAGCGACAGGCGTCATCTCCGGTATTTCGTCGAACGAGGTGCCGCTCTCGGCGGTCGCGCGTTTCGAGAAAACCCTCGCACCGCTTGTCGTCAATCACCAGGGACAATTCCCGTCCGTCACCATCAGCTACAATCTCGCTTCGAACATGGGATTGGAGGAGGCCAATGCGCGTATCCAGCGCGCGGTCGCAGACTTGCATTTGCCTGGTACGATCCATTCGGAGGTGGCGGGTGACGTCAAGGCTTTCGCGCGAACGGTCGGCGCTCAGCCGGTCCTGCTCGTGGCGGCTCTGATCGCCGTCTACATTGTGCTCGGCGTCCTGTACGAAAGTCTTGCTCATCCGATCACGATCATCTCGACGCTGCCTTCTGCGGGGCTCGGAGCATTGCTGGCATTGCGAATCTTCGGTGCCGAGCTGACCGTCATTGCCTTTATCGGTATTATCCTACTCATCGGGATCGTAAAGAAGAACGGCATCATGATGGTGGATTTCGCTCTTGAAGCAGAGCGCCGGCGCGGGCTTCCCCCGGAGCGCGCCATCTTCGAGGCTTGCCTCGAACGGTTCCGGCCGATCCTCATGACCACGATGGCGGCGATGCTCGGCGCCGTGCCGCTTGCGCTCGCGACCGGCCCCGGCGCGGAACTGCGTCGGCCCCTCGGCATCACCATCATCGGCGGCTTGCTCGTGTCACAGGTTCTCACGCTGTACACGACCCCGGTGATCTATCTTCTGCTGGACGGCTTGCACCATCGGCTTTGGCCTGCGCCTCTTGTGTTCGACGCCGAAGGGCATCGTCTCGGAGGGCGCGATCGACTTCACTCGTAG
- a CDS encoding ABC transporter permease subunit, with protein sequence MTNVLPSEHTLGTGRDTWRPVRPIAAMVGVLALCFLIAPFVTLIFVTDWRGFQIASGDWSAAGTSLLYSFVSMPILISLGTPLAWWLARSEFPGKWVVDGLLLLPLLTPPLAMGMLLMSLYGPYSRVGSSLEAFGVVLTNSAAAFTLAQVYAATPYYVVSARAAFEAVPRDLEQVALTLGKEPWQVFLEVTLPLSLLGLVAGLALAWVRALGEFGIVLIVAYYPQGIPVKLWVNLQDIGLSAVYPLLWLFFAVAMPLPLWLGLLSRRRGIF encoded by the coding sequence TTGACGAACGTTCTGCCATCCGAGCATACGTTGGGCACGGGCCGCGACACATGGCGCCCGGTTCGGCCGATAGCGGCGATGGTCGGAGTGCTGGCGCTTTGTTTCCTGATCGCACCCTTTGTCACGCTGATCTTTGTCACCGATTGGCGTGGCTTTCAAATCGCATCCGGCGATTGGAGTGCGGCGGGCACCTCTCTTCTCTACAGTTTCGTTTCAATGCCGATCTTGATCTCTCTCGGGACGCCGCTTGCCTGGTGGCTGGCGCGCAGTGAGTTCCCCGGCAAGTGGGTGGTGGACGGGCTGCTGCTATTGCCCTTGCTCACGCCGCCGCTTGCGATGGGCATGCTGTTAATGTCGCTCTATGGACCGTACAGCAGGGTTGGTTCGTCGCTTGAGGCGTTTGGAGTCGTGCTTACCAACAGCGCCGCAGCCTTCACCTTGGCTCAGGTGTACGCTGCAACCCCCTACTACGTCGTGTCGGCACGAGCCGCTTTCGAGGCTGTACCGCGAGACCTGGAGCAGGTTGCGTTAACGTTGGGCAAGGAGCCGTGGCAGGTCTTTCTCGAGGTGACCCTGCCGCTGTCGCTCCTGGGTCTCGTCGCGGGACTGGCGCTTGCCTGGGTCAGGGCCCTCGGGGAGTTCGGTATTGTCCTGATCGTCGCCTACTACCCGCAGGGAATTCCCGTAAAGCTCTGGGTCAATCTCCAGGATATCGGGCTTTCCGCGGTATATCCCTTACTCTGGCTGTTCTTCGCTGTCGCCATGCCGCTGCCATTGTGGCTAGGTCTGCTTTCACGGCGACGTGGCATTTTTTGA